The Fusarium poae strain DAOMC 252244 chromosome 2, whole genome shotgun sequence nucleotide sequence CTGATGCCCTCGCCCCTACCGGCTATCCCAAGCCCGGTGTACAAAAGGTCGAGTGGTTCAAGCTGCAACTGATGCTGAGCGGCAACACATACATTGACCCCATCAACCTCCCTCCTCTGCCCCCAGGAAAGTCCGAGATCGATGTCGCCGCCGATTACCTATTCAAGCTTCGACAGGCTATGCGGTCAGCCCTGCAGAAGGCCTTGGGCGAAGTCTTTAACCGAGAAGAGCGCAATATCCGATACTACCTGACTGTCCCTGCCATTTGGAACGATGCTGGAAAGGCCGCCACCCGAGCTGCTGCAATTCAGGCCGGTTTCCTCCGTGACGAGAACGATAACCGTCTGACTCTTGTCTCAGAACCTGAGGCTGCTGCTCTGTTCTGCTCCAAGACCGGTCTTCTGGATCTCAAGGTGCATGACGCCGTTCTGATTGTGGATTGTGGTGGTGGCACTGTCGATTTGATTGCGTACGAGGTCGAGGAGGAAAACCCCTTCACTGTCGCCGAGTGTACAGCTGGTTCTGGTGACTCGTGTGGTTCAACAGCCCTGAACCGTAATTTCAGCAATATTCTCCGCACCAAGATCCGCAAAATGAAGTTGCCTGATGGCTCCAAGACAGCCGGCCGAGTTTACGCCAAGTGTATCATGGACTTTGAGAACCGAATTAAGGCTGACTTCCGAAACAACGGTCAAAAGTGGGCTGTTGATGTCGGTATCGAGGCCGAGTTCCCTGAGGCCGGCATTGAGGAGGGTTACATGACCTTCACCAACGAGGAGATTCTCCAGTGCTTCGAGCCTGTTGTCAACCGTATTCTGGAGCTTGTCAGAAACCAGATTATCGCTATTCAGGCTCAGAACCGTACTCTTCAGAACATCTTGGTTGTCGGTGGTTTCGGTGCCTCTGAGTACCTCTTCCAGCAAATCAAGCTCCACGTTCCTCCTCAGTTCCAGTCCAAGGTTGTCCGACCTATGGACTCCGTCGCTGCCATTGTGAAGGGAGCTGTCACTGCTGGTATCACAGAGCGAATCGTCACCCACCGTGTTGCTCGTCGACACTACCTCATGGCTACTCTTCAGCCTTTCAAGGAGGGCTACCACCCTGAGGCCTACCGTGTACCTTCTCTTGATGGAAAGGATCGCTGCAAGTTCACCCGCCAGATATTCGT carries:
- a CDS encoding hypothetical protein (BUSCO:7674at5125), translating into MSSMNSRFKSLGFGKRKSTASIQTPEGLTPSPTPPPGQIPQPPQQQQQLRPASIAPSSSTTSLPMNHPGPGNRPPSYTANFPGQAPLGRTSPLTQQPNRTPPTQMVGGPPPINTGAPMGYPPGMAPMGQGPPPMGGPPGFGQQPPPPQGYPPPGPPGGPMNQQFQRPGPAAEVEGASKSKAQLIVGIDFGTTFSGVAFAFATNNEAKEDIITEWPGAGSYTKQKIPTVLYYDQYQKVVGWGPDIADALAPTGYPKPGVQKVEWFKLQLMLSGNTYIDPINLPPLPPGKSEIDVAADYLFKLRQAMRSALQKALGEVFNREERNIRYYLTVPAIWNDAGKAATRAAAIQAGFLRDENDNRLTLVSEPEAAALFCSKTGLLDLKVHDAVLIVDCGGGTVDLIAYEVEEENPFTVAECTAGSGDSCGSTALNRNFSNILRTKIRKMKLPDGSKTAGRVYAKCIMDFENRIKADFRNNGQKWAVDVGIEAEFPEAGIEEGYMTFTNEEILQCFEPVVNRILELVRNQIIAIQAQNRTLQNILVVGGFGASEYLFQQIKLHVPPQFQSKVVRPMDSVAAIVKGAVTAGITERIVTHRVARRHYLMATLQPFKEGYHPEAYRVPSLDGKDRCKFTRQIFVQKGQKVKNGEPVKVSFFRQVAPGATLMYEDVLYACDDDVCPEYTKDPRIKEVVTLTSDLSRKNLEKDFERMDTPQGTFYRVYFDIYLTLDGSEFSAELVCQGEVMGRCRSRFR